The Streptomyces clavuligerus genome includes a region encoding these proteins:
- a CDS encoding response regulator transcription factor: MRILVVEDDPRLMELLCRGLGGEGFAVDGTGDGAHALELAQENEYDAIVLDVMLPGMNGLRVCARLRENRIWTPVLMLTARDGEYDEAEGLDTGADDYVTKPFSYIALVARLRALVRRGRRERPPVIEIGDLRVDPATRRCERSGTPVPLTAREFGVLWYLAAQRGEVVAKTEILDHVWGDFEGDVNVVEVYVSALRRKIDTPFGRRTIHTVRGAGYRLEDTGSTS; encoded by the coding sequence ATGCGGATACTGGTGGTGGAGGACGACCCCCGGCTGATGGAACTGCTGTGCCGGGGACTGGGCGGTGAGGGCTTCGCGGTCGACGGGACCGGCGACGGGGCGCACGCCCTGGAGCTGGCCCAGGAGAACGAGTACGACGCGATCGTTCTCGACGTGATGCTCCCGGGGATGAACGGCCTGCGCGTGTGCGCCCGGCTGCGCGAGAACCGGATCTGGACCCCGGTACTGATGCTGACCGCCCGCGACGGCGAGTACGACGAGGCCGAAGGACTCGACACCGGCGCCGACGACTACGTCACCAAACCCTTCTCCTACATCGCCCTGGTCGCCCGGCTGCGCGCCCTGGTCCGGCGGGGACGGCGGGAACGCCCGCCCGTCATCGAGATCGGCGACCTCCGCGTCGACCCGGCCACCCGCCGCTGCGAGCGCTCCGGGACACCCGTCCCGCTGACCGCACGGGAGTTCGGGGTCCTGTGGTACCTCGCCGCACAGCGCGGGGAAGTCGTCGCCAAGACCGAGATCCTCGACCATGTCTGGGGCGACTTCGAGGGAGACGTCAATGTCGTGGAGGTCTATGTCAGCGCGCTCCGCCGCAAGATAGACACCCCGTTCGGGCGGCGGACCATCCACACCGTCCGTGGAGCGGGCTACCGCCTGGAGGACACCGGCAGCACCTCATGA
- a CDS encoding right-handed parallel beta-helix repeat-containing protein, with the protein MALYTFGGTPADVLTDAVGNVVPDGAVVVRRAGTGEPVTALYEVDGVTPIGTLRSDPAGSAAPGAVRLFKARDVSEIEYEYHGPSGGTPVRRYQQARETASAALSTARSALAGPDTRLPLTGGTVTGPTAFAAGAPVTFTGPVSAPGLTDLPGARVFLVTGAVGDGVADDRAAIQAALDAAHTAGGGQVLVPAGRIYGVTDFLTVYEKTTIWAYGATIRAIGNTGILRNFLADDSFAGYEGRGSIQVLGGLWDGNAAHAGVGTVTAMTNVISWMHAADITVRDATVRNTSSAHGIELNSIDGGRVLNCRIEGFKDNSAAGNRGFSEAIQIDLARAGSGSIGLNDNTPARNILIQGCYVGPSSRLGLFGRAFGSHTLVAGTYYDGIQAVDNKIDGTMHEGIYAFGWCRSVISGNIIDNPGHAGIEIAVPDPALGYTLTPYAIAVTGNIVDAPGSESAIRAVGHPTAKLSGVRVDSNTIRSSGGNGLQIEHCVSSGVTSNTVESTASTGIFVNYSDGASVDGNTIRNAGSNAINASGSVSVAITANHIDGTAGNHGIAIGPGADGTNGQDAVITGNKIRRAASAGIRLSANATGCLVTGNQIRRDGGTTANGISLAAGATGAVVMDNDLSGNGWNAATALLVSTAAPITGMGETTALPGTNVVDTDLTPGTALEAAMRPAGRYETTSRLRCGTSSAPTSGTLNLVPIWLPQGLLISNIAFTSGGTAASLPLNCWFTLHDASRVALARTADQTTAAWAAHTTKTLAVAQTSAGTAGSCTTTYAGLHYLGVMITATAPPALVGEGSTLLGATAPGLGATNTLQTTPPNVTGGAFTAAAFTGNAILAYAYVT; encoded by the coding sequence GTGGCCCTCTATACCTTCGGTGGCACTCCGGCCGACGTGCTCACCGACGCGGTGGGGAATGTCGTCCCCGACGGCGCGGTCGTGGTGCGCCGCGCGGGCACCGGCGAACCGGTCACCGCCCTGTACGAGGTCGACGGCGTCACCCCGATCGGCACTCTCCGCAGCGATCCCGCCGGGTCCGCGGCGCCGGGGGCCGTGCGCCTGTTCAAGGCCCGGGACGTCTCCGAGATCGAGTACGAGTACCACGGCCCGTCGGGCGGCACCCCGGTGCGTCGGTACCAACAGGCGCGGGAGACCGCCTCGGCCGCGCTGTCGACGGCGCGGTCGGCGCTCGCCGGGCCGGACACGCGGCTGCCGCTGACGGGCGGCACGGTCACCGGTCCGACGGCGTTCGCCGCAGGGGCCCCGGTGACATTCACGGGGCCGGTCTCCGCCCCCGGCCTGACCGACTTGCCGGGCGCACGCGTCTTCCTGGTGACCGGGGCGGTCGGCGACGGTGTCGCGGACGACCGGGCGGCGATCCAGGCCGCGCTGGACGCGGCGCACACGGCAGGCGGCGGGCAGGTCCTCGTCCCCGCGGGTCGGATCTATGGCGTCACCGACTTTCTGACGGTGTACGAGAAAACGACGATCTGGGCGTACGGGGCGACGATCCGCGCCATCGGCAACACCGGCATCCTCCGCAACTTCCTCGCCGACGATTCCTTCGCGGGCTACGAGGGCCGGGGCTCCATCCAGGTGCTGGGCGGGCTCTGGGACGGGAACGCGGCGCACGCGGGCGTCGGCACGGTGACGGCGATGACGAACGTCATCAGCTGGATGCACGCGGCGGACATCACGGTCAGGGACGCGACGGTCCGCAACACCAGCTCGGCGCACGGGATCGAGCTGAACTCGATCGACGGCGGAAGGGTGCTGAACTGCCGGATCGAGGGGTTCAAGGACAACTCGGCCGCCGGGAACCGCGGCTTCAGCGAGGCCATCCAGATCGACCTGGCCCGCGCCGGGTCCGGCTCGATCGGTCTGAACGACAACACCCCGGCGCGGAACATCCTGATCCAGGGCTGCTACGTCGGGCCCAGCTCCCGACTCGGCCTGTTCGGCCGGGCGTTCGGGTCCCACACCCTCGTGGCCGGAACGTACTACGACGGCATCCAGGCAGTCGACAACAAGATCGACGGCACGATGCACGAGGGGATCTACGCCTTCGGCTGGTGCCGCTCCGTGATCAGCGGCAACATCATCGACAACCCCGGCCACGCGGGCATCGAGATCGCCGTCCCGGACCCGGCGCTGGGGTACACCCTCACCCCCTACGCCATCGCGGTGACCGGGAACATCGTGGACGCGCCGGGGAGCGAGAGCGCGATCCGGGCCGTGGGGCACCCCACCGCGAAACTCTCCGGAGTGCGGGTCGACAGCAACACCATCCGGTCGTCCGGCGGCAACGGGCTCCAGATCGAGCACTGCGTCAGCAGCGGCGTGACCTCCAACACCGTCGAATCCACCGCGTCGACCGGCATCTTCGTCAACTACTCCGACGGCGCCTCCGTGGACGGCAACACCATCCGGAACGCGGGCTCCAACGCCATCAACGCGTCCGGGTCCGTGTCCGTCGCGATCACCGCGAACCACATCGACGGCACCGCCGGCAACCACGGCATCGCCATCGGCCCGGGCGCCGACGGGACCAACGGCCAGGACGCCGTCATCACCGGCAACAAGATCCGCCGCGCCGCGTCCGCCGGAATCCGGCTCTCCGCCAATGCCACCGGCTGCCTCGTCACCGGCAACCAGATCCGCAGGGACGGCGGCACCACCGCCAACGGGATCTCGCTCGCGGCCGGCGCCACCGGCGCCGTCGTGATGGACAACGACCTGAGCGGCAACGGCTGGAACGCCGCGACCGCGCTCCTCGTCTCCACGGCCGCGCCGATCACCGGCATGGGCGAGACGACCGCCCTCCCCGGCACCAACGTCGTCGACACCGACCTCACCCCGGGCACGGCCCTGGAGGCGGCGATGCGCCCCGCGGGCCGGTACGAGACGACCAGCAGGCTCCGCTGCGGAACCTCCTCCGCGCCCACGTCAGGCACCTTGAACCTGGTGCCGATCTGGCTGCCTCAAGGGCTGCTGATCAGCAACATCGCCTTCACCTCCGGCGGGACGGCTGCCAGTCTGCCGCTGAACTGCTGGTTCACCCTGCACGACGCGTCACGGGTGGCGCTGGCGCGGACGGCGGACCAGACCACCGCCGCCTGGGCGGCGCACACGACGAAGACCCTGGCCGTCGCACAGACGTCCGCCGGTACGGCCGGCTCCTGCACCACGACCTACGCAGGTCTCCACTATCTCGGCGTGATGATCACCGCAACGGCGCCCCCCGCCCTCGTGGGCGAGGGCTCGACCCTCCTCGGCGCCACCGCGCCCGGTCTCGGCGCCACCAACACCCTTCAGACGACCCCGCCGAACGTCACCGGCGGCGCCTTCACGGCCGCCGCCTTCACCGGCAACGCGATCCTGGCCTACGCCTACGTCACCTGA
- a CDS encoding sensor histidine kinase, whose protein sequence is MRHPGRTRPRLSLSMRARAALLSALLVALPLTAGAVLAIEFWRRDLLDVALRYSDKGLVGPRPGAGATIETCKESIDHTRDTLPSGMSQYCVQDLVTGFITDPGVLENHIWPEALGGPGDRRPLRIVETDPTADPPFQLVTVNTLKREQTELDTLILSAVLVVAGLTFLTGTATWFAVGRALRPMEAIRLRFTELSAHHLNQRVPVPRSDNEIGRLARTLNETLDRLEEAMERQRRFTSDASHELRTPLAALRAELEIAGTRPERADWPSVVEGALGDVLRLQRLTEDLLTLTRLDTGQPPTGPGDRLDLARLIQDECARRRPPDHLRLTVSAPNEPVPVRGRASLLARVLGNLLDNADRYAERWVEVTVRRDAACGTAVLEVRDDGPGIPCADRERVFDRFTRVDDARGHDTGGTGLGLAIARHVATVHRGSLTLVDSDRGACFLLALPLDADPAD, encoded by the coding sequence ATGAGGCACCCAGGACGGACGCGCCCCCGGCTCTCGCTGAGCATGCGGGCCCGCGCCGCGCTGCTGTCGGCCCTGCTGGTCGCCCTGCCGCTGACCGCCGGGGCCGTTCTGGCCATCGAGTTCTGGCGGCGGGATCTGCTGGACGTCGCCCTGCGCTACAGCGACAAGGGCCTCGTCGGCCCCCGGCCCGGGGCGGGCGCCACCATCGAGACCTGCAAGGAAAGCATCGACCACACCCGCGACACGCTGCCTTCCGGCATGAGCCAGTACTGCGTCCAGGACCTTGTGACCGGATTCATCACCGACCCCGGTGTACTGGAGAACCACATCTGGCCCGAGGCCCTCGGCGGCCCCGGCGACCGCCGCCCGCTGCGGATCGTGGAGACCGACCCCACCGCCGACCCCCCGTTCCAGCTCGTCACCGTCAACACGCTCAAACGGGAACAGACCGAACTCGACACCCTGATCCTGTCGGCGGTACTCGTCGTCGCCGGACTGACCTTCCTGACCGGCACGGCCACCTGGTTCGCCGTCGGACGGGCGCTGCGCCCCATGGAGGCCATCCGGCTGCGCTTCACCGAACTGAGCGCCCACCACCTCAACCAGCGCGTCCCCGTCCCCCGCTCCGACAACGAGATCGGACGGCTGGCCCGCACCCTGAACGAGACCCTGGACCGGCTGGAGGAGGCCATGGAGCGACAGCGCCGATTCACCTCCGACGCCTCGCACGAGCTGCGCACGCCCCTGGCGGCGCTCCGCGCCGAGCTGGAGATCGCAGGGACCCGGCCCGAGCGCGCCGACTGGCCCAGCGTGGTGGAAGGCGCCCTGGGGGACGTGCTGCGGCTCCAGCGGCTCACCGAGGATCTGCTGACACTCACCCGGCTCGACACCGGGCAGCCGCCGACCGGCCCCGGGGACCGCCTCGACCTGGCCCGGCTGATCCAGGACGAATGCGCCCGCCGCCGCCCGCCGGACCATCTCCGGCTGACGGTATCGGCCCCGAACGAGCCCGTCCCGGTCCGGGGCCGGGCCTCGCTGCTCGCCCGGGTCCTGGGCAACCTCCTCGACAACGCCGACCGGTACGCGGAGCGGTGGGTTGAGGTGACGGTCCGCCGGGACGCCGCCTGCGGGACGGCGGTGCTGGAGGTCCGTGACGACGGCCCCGGTATCCCGTGCGCCGACCGGGAGCGGGTGTTCGACCGCTTCACCCGTGTGGACGATGCCCGGGGCCATGACACCGGCGGTACGGGTCTGGGCCTGGCCATCGCACGCCATGTCGCCACGGTGCACCGGGGGAGCCTCACCCTCGTGGACAGCGACCGGGGCGCGTGCTTCCTGCTGGCCCTTCCGCTGGACGCGGACCCGGCGGACTGA
- a CDS encoding NRAMP family divalent metal transporter has translation MGTPGTEEIRGALGRVPVDGGDGDRGLRRRALTLLAVVGPGLIVMVGDNDAGGVATYAQAGQDYGYSLLWVLLLLIPVLVVNQEMVVRLGAVTGVGHARLIMERFGRFWGWFSVGDLFVLNFLTLVTEFIGVSLAASYLGVPRYVAVPLAAVVLIAVTTGGAFHRWERAMFVFIAVSLLIVPLTLLSEPRWGQAAHDFVVPGVRGGITGDAVLLVIAIVGTTVAPWQLFFQQSNVIDKRITPRFIGYERADTFLGSLVVVTGAAALMMVADFAVRGTPAQGHFTDAAGVAQALGGHSHALGVMFAVVLLDASIVGAAAVTLATSYAFGDVFHLQHSLHRGFREARPFYLSYSLLVLAAASVVLIPGAPLGVITEAVQALAGLLLPSATVFLLLLCNDRDVLGPWANPRWLNVLAGLIIAVLLLLSGTLMVSTLFPHLDVGRTLLVLAGALTAALGPAAVRAVRHRTARPGIPVMTTAEKAAWRMPPLTLLQPVRWSAGRRAGMVLLRGYLLAGALLLLVKAVRLGTG, from the coding sequence GTGGGCACGCCCGGGACGGAGGAGATCCGCGGGGCGCTCGGCCGCGTGCCCGTCGACGGCGGGGACGGCGACCGGGGCCTGCGGCGCCGCGCGCTCACACTGCTCGCGGTGGTCGGGCCGGGGCTGATCGTGATGGTGGGGGACAACGACGCCGGCGGGGTCGCCACCTACGCCCAGGCCGGACAGGACTACGGGTACTCCCTGCTGTGGGTACTGCTCCTGCTGATCCCGGTCCTCGTCGTCAACCAGGAGATGGTGGTGCGCCTCGGCGCCGTCACCGGAGTCGGCCACGCCCGGCTGATCATGGAACGGTTCGGCCGTTTCTGGGGCTGGTTCAGCGTCGGCGACCTGTTCGTCCTCAACTTCCTCACCCTCGTCACCGAATTCATCGGCGTCTCGCTGGCCGCTTCCTACCTGGGCGTTCCCCGGTATGTGGCCGTTCCCCTGGCGGCCGTCGTGCTGATCGCGGTCACCACCGGAGGGGCCTTCCACCGCTGGGAGCGTGCGATGTTCGTCTTCATCGCCGTGAGCCTGCTGATCGTCCCGCTCACCCTGCTGAGCGAGCCCCGCTGGGGACAGGCCGCCCACGACTTCGTCGTCCCCGGGGTCCGGGGCGGGATCACCGGCGACGCGGTACTGCTGGTCATCGCCATCGTCGGCACCACCGTCGCCCCCTGGCAGCTCTTCTTCCAGCAGTCCAACGTCATCGACAAGCGCATCACCCCGCGCTTCATCGGCTACGAGCGCGCCGACACCTTCCTGGGCTCACTCGTCGTCGTGACCGGCGCGGCGGCGCTGATGATGGTCGCCGACTTCGCCGTACGGGGGACACCGGCGCAAGGGCACTTCACCGACGCCGCCGGAGTCGCCCAGGCGCTCGGCGGACACAGCCACGCCCTCGGCGTCATGTTCGCCGTCGTCCTGCTGGACGCCAGCATCGTCGGTGCCGCCGCCGTCACCCTCGCCACCAGCTACGCCTTCGGTGATGTCTTCCACCTCCAGCACTCCCTGCACCGCGGCTTCCGCGAGGCCAGACCGTTCTACCTCTCCTACAGCCTTCTCGTCCTCGCCGCCGCCTCCGTCGTCCTGATCCCCGGCGCACCTCTGGGTGTCATCACCGAAGCCGTCCAGGCGCTGGCCGGGCTGCTGCTGCCTTCCGCCACGGTCTTCCTGCTGCTGCTGTGCAATGACCGCGACGTCCTCGGGCCCTGGGCCAACCCCCGCTGGCTCAACGTTCTCGCCGGTCTGATCATCGCCGTCCTGCTGCTGCTCTCCGGCACCCTGATGGTCTCCACCCTCTTCCCCCACCTCGATGTCGGACGGACCCTCCTCGTGCTCGCGGGGGCACTCACCGCGGCACTGGGCCCCGCGGCCGTGCGCGCTGTCCGCCACCGCACCGCCCGTCCGGGCATTCCGGTCATGACCACCGCGGAGAAGGCCGCCTGGCGCATGCCCCCGCTGACCCTCCTCCAGCCGGTCCGATGGTCAGCGGGACGGCGGGCCGGGATGGTCCTCCTGCGCGGCTATCTGCTCGCGGGCGCCCTGCTACTGCTGGTCAAGGCCGTCCGCCTCGGCACCGGATGA
- a CDS encoding magnesium transporter MgtE N-terminal domain-containing protein: MDGSLRLAELVGRPLLGRHEEAVGRLSDVIVRLRGQEHPLVTGVVGRLGRRREVFLPVTQVARWGTDHVALTSGRMDVRAFDRREGEVLLRADVLGHRLVDVREAEFVRAYDVLLEPVGDGWAVTRVLTRRRRGGPWRRRAGGGREEGWRDWKSVEPLIGHLPTVAGRRVLGRLGRLRPAGLADLLEEANRAESQEILGAVGADPELEADVFEELEPDARARLFRDWPDGQVAAVLGRMGADDAADAIGGLPQERRRPVLDALGAKQRLRVLTLLGFHPSSAGGLMSLDVLTAPADRTAEQALRSVRDAHSLQPEALSSLFVTAEGNRLTGVVPLVALVQAAPSHPLGDLADTDPVRVGPDTDVEDVALLMTDHNLLVVPVVGDADEILGVITVDDVLEVIVPRDWRQRARAPHPSPRPDASRTEPHTPPASP, encoded by the coding sequence ATGGATGGTTCTCTGCGGTTGGCGGAGCTGGTCGGGCGACCGCTGCTCGGACGGCACGAGGAGGCCGTCGGACGGCTGTCGGATGTCATCGTCAGGCTGCGGGGGCAGGAGCATCCGCTGGTGACCGGGGTGGTGGGGAGGCTCGGCCGCCGCCGTGAGGTCTTCCTCCCCGTGACCCAGGTGGCGCGGTGGGGCACCGATCATGTGGCGCTGACCAGTGGCCGGATGGACGTACGCGCCTTCGACCGGCGCGAGGGCGAGGTGCTGCTGCGCGCCGATGTCCTGGGGCATCGCCTGGTCGATGTGCGGGAGGCCGAATTCGTCCGGGCGTACGACGTACTGCTGGAACCCGTCGGCGACGGCTGGGCGGTGACCCGGGTGCTGACCCGCCGTCGGCGCGGAGGGCCGTGGCGCCGCCGGGCGGGCGGCGGACGGGAGGAGGGCTGGCGGGACTGGAAGTCGGTCGAGCCGCTGATCGGCCACCTTCCCACCGTGGCGGGCAGGAGGGTGCTGGGACGGCTGGGACGGCTCAGGCCCGCGGGCCTCGCCGACCTGCTGGAGGAGGCGAACCGGGCCGAGTCCCAGGAGATCCTGGGGGCGGTCGGCGCGGACCCGGAGCTGGAGGCCGACGTCTTCGAGGAGTTGGAGCCCGACGCGCGGGCCCGGCTGTTCCGCGACTGGCCGGACGGGCAGGTGGCGGCGGTGCTGGGGCGGATGGGGGCCGACGACGCGGCCGACGCCATCGGCGGGCTGCCGCAGGAGCGGCGCCGACCCGTACTCGACGCGCTGGGTGCCAAGCAGCGGCTGCGGGTGCTCACCCTGCTCGGCTTCCACCCCTCCAGCGCCGGAGGGCTGATGTCCCTCGACGTACTGACCGCCCCCGCCGACCGTACGGCGGAGCAGGCGCTGCGCTCGGTGCGGGACGCCCACTCCCTCCAGCCCGAAGCCCTGAGCAGTCTCTTCGTCACCGCGGAGGGGAACCGGCTCACCGGCGTCGTCCCGCTGGTCGCCCTGGTGCAGGCCGCCCCCTCCCACCCGCTGGGGGACCTGGCGGACACCGACCCCGTACGGGTCGGGCCGGACACCGATGTCGAGGATGTCGCCCTGCTGATGACCGATCACAATCTGCTGGTCGTCCCGGTCGTCGGCGACGCCGACGAGATCCTCGGGGTGATCACCGTGGACGACGTGCTCGAAGTCATCGTGCCCCGGGACTGGCGGCAGCGCGCCCGCGCCCCGCACCCCTCCCCCCGTCCGGACGCGTCCCGCACGGAACCGCACACGCCCCCGGCGTCCCCGTGA
- a CDS encoding APC family permease, whose amino-acid sequence MLPGLSEEQVRALRRVGRAWGRVSVAPEVWRRALPVEPDVGAFPVSAEAGRAWFGRLVPLPPLRVRAAGPRAAAGVQAEAVSRVRRVLVGAPLASSAFVTERMRKLVALPVLSADALSSVAYGPEAMLTVLVLAGAAGLAYSFPVSAVIVFLMVAVGVSYRQTIRAYPHGGGSYIVAGDNLGPVAGLVAAAGLMTDYVLTVAVSIASGIAAITSALPGLTPWTVPLGVLVIVVLLAGNLRGIRQAGALFAAPTYAFIVAMFALVAAGLVDAARSGFQPVPPPSLPVTETVGLLLIARAFSSGATAMTGIEAISNAVPAFRPVEWRNARTTLSWMVGLLIAMFAGIVVLIHLTGVVPRSQETVLSQLAHLSFGQGWMYVYVQAATAAVLLLAANTAYNDFPRVLSLLARDDYAPKTFLRLGDRLAYSGGILLLSLAAVLVYVAFEGQTNSLIPLYAVGVFLAFTLSQTGMVVHWWRRRDPHWRKSLLFNATGALLSALVLLTAGISKFTSGAWVALIAIALFLLVTTRIKRHYATAREALRLRPHAVELPAPTSTGPLAPATRAAAADADRETEEIPEEIHHLSVIAVATLDLAAMRTLAYAASLGQPALAVHISTTEDEERRFRAYWGLWGDHLPLQTVLSPYRAVVAPLVHYIETLHRLNPGLTLTVFLPEIVTRHRWHRLLHSRTASRLRHALRNLPKIVITTVPFHLPR is encoded by the coding sequence GTGTTGCCGGGGCTGAGTGAGGAGCAGGTACGGGCGTTGCGGCGGGTGGGCCGTGCGTGGGGGCGGGTGTCGGTGGCACCTGAGGTGTGGCGGCGCGCTCTGCCGGTGGAGCCGGATGTGGGGGCGTTCCCGGTGTCGGCGGAGGCGGGGCGGGCGTGGTTCGGGCGGCTCGTGCCGCTTCCCCCGTTGCGGGTGCGGGCCGCGGGGCCCCGGGCGGCGGCCGGTGTCCAGGCGGAGGCGGTCTCCCGGGTCCGCCGGGTGCTGGTGGGGGCGCCGCTGGCGAGTTCGGCGTTCGTGACGGAGCGGATGCGGAAGCTGGTGGCGCTGCCGGTGCTGTCGGCGGACGCCCTGTCGTCGGTGGCGTACGGACCGGAGGCCATGCTCACGGTCCTGGTGCTGGCGGGCGCGGCGGGGCTCGCGTACTCGTTCCCGGTCTCCGCGGTCATCGTGTTCCTGATGGTGGCGGTGGGGGTGTCGTACCGTCAGACGATCCGCGCCTATCCGCACGGCGGGGGCTCGTACATCGTGGCGGGTGACAATCTGGGTCCGGTGGCGGGGCTGGTGGCCGCCGCGGGGCTGATGACGGACTACGTCCTGACCGTCGCGGTGTCGATCGCGTCCGGGATCGCCGCGATCACCTCGGCCCTGCCGGGGCTGACCCCCTGGACGGTTCCGCTGGGTGTCCTGGTGATCGTGGTGCTGCTCGCCGGGAATCTGCGGGGCATCCGGCAGGCGGGCGCGCTGTTCGCCGCCCCCACGTACGCGTTCATCGTGGCGATGTTCGCTCTGGTCGCCGCCGGGCTCGTGGACGCGGCCCGGAGCGGGTTCCAGCCCGTGCCGCCGCCGTCGCTGCCGGTCACCGAGACCGTCGGGCTGCTGCTGATCGCCCGGGCGTTCTCCTCCGGCGCCACCGCGATGACGGGTATCGAGGCGATCTCCAACGCCGTCCCCGCCTTCCGGCCCGTGGAGTGGCGCAACGCGCGCACCACTCTGAGCTGGATGGTCGGGCTGCTGATCGCCATGTTCGCCGGGATCGTCGTCCTGATCCATCTGACCGGCGTGGTGCCCCGTTCCCAGGAGACCGTGCTGTCCCAGCTCGCGCATCTCTCCTTCGGACAGGGCTGGATGTATGTGTACGTCCAGGCGGCGACCGCGGCGGTCCTGCTGCTGGCGGCCAACACCGCGTACAACGACTTCCCCCGTGTGCTGTCGCTGCTGGCCCGGGACGACTACGCGCCCAAGACCTTCCTGCGGCTCGGGGACCGGCTGGCGTACAGCGGCGGCATCCTGCTGCTGTCTCTGGCCGCCGTCCTCGTGTACGTCGCCTTCGAGGGCCAGACCAACTCCCTGATCCCCCTGTACGCCGTCGGGGTGTTCCTCGCGTTCACGCTCTCCCAGACCGGGATGGTCGTCCACTGGTGGCGGCGGCGCGATCCGCACTGGCGCAAGAGCCTTCTCTTCAACGCCACCGGCGCCCTCCTGTCCGCGCTGGTCCTGCTGACCGCGGGAATCAGCAAGTTCACCTCGGGCGCCTGGGTCGCGCTCATCGCCATCGCCCTCTTCCTGCTGGTCACCACCCGTATCAAGCGCCACTACGCAACCGCGCGGGAGGCCCTGCGGCTACGGCCGCACGCCGTCGAACTCCCGGCGCCCACGAGCACCGGTCCCCTCGCTCCGGCCACGCGGGCCGCCGCGGCGGACGCCGACCGGGAGACGGAGGAGATCCCGGAGGAGATCCACCATCTGTCGGTGATCGCCGTCGCCACCCTCGACCTCGCCGCCATGCGCACCCTCGCCTATGCCGCGTCCCTCGGGCAGCCCGCGCTCGCCGTCCACATCAGCACCACCGAGGACGAGGAGCGGCGCTTCCGCGCCTACTGGGGCCTGTGGGGTGATCACCTCCCGTTGCAGACCGTTCTGTCGCCCTACCGCGCCGTCGTCGCACCCTTGGTGCACTACATCGAGACCCTTCACCGGCTCAACCCGGGCCTGACCCTCACCGTGTTCCTCCCCGAGATCGTCACCCGGCACCGGTGGCACCGGCTCCTCCACAGCCGCACCGCGAGCCGCTTGCGTCACGCGCTGCGGAATCTGCCGAAGATCGTCATCACCACCGTCCCGTTCCACCTGCCCCGTTGA
- a CDS encoding MgtC/SapB family protein has translation MQDLTTLEFSVRLATGIGCGALIGMERQWRARMAGLRTNALVAAGATLFVLYSEAVGDPGSPTRVASYVVSGIGFLGAGVIIREGASIRGLNTAATLWCSAAVGVLAASGRLALALLGTAAILAIHLVLRPASRLVDRAPQGNDDTTTAVTLHVRCDRGDEHHIRALLIQLLSSADPRLAGLRIHRTEDGVTALEAEVTIDGPPNAPMEQLVTRLSLEPGIHDLHWRSPTRTTGTTGHGALL, from the coding sequence ATGCAGGACCTGACCACGCTCGAATTCTCCGTCCGTCTCGCCACCGGAATCGGCTGCGGCGCCCTGATCGGCATGGAACGCCAGTGGCGTGCCCGGATGGCAGGGCTGCGGACCAACGCCCTCGTCGCGGCCGGGGCCACCCTCTTCGTCCTCTACAGCGAGGCCGTCGGCGACCCCGGCAGCCCCACCCGGGTCGCCTCCTATGTCGTCTCCGGCATCGGTTTTCTCGGAGCCGGCGTCATCATCCGCGAGGGCGCGTCCATCCGCGGTCTCAACACGGCCGCCACCCTGTGGTGCTCGGCCGCGGTCGGTGTGCTCGCCGCCTCCGGGCGCCTCGCGCTCGCCCTGCTCGGCACGGCGGCCATCCTCGCCATCCACCTCGTCCTGCGGCCCGCCAGCCGCCTGGTCGACCGCGCCCCGCAGGGCAACGACGACACCACCACCGCCGTCACCCTGCATGTGCGCTGCGACCGCGGCGACGAACACCACATCCGGGCCCTCCTCATCCAACTTCTCAGCAGCGCCGATCCGCGGCTCGCCGGACTGCGTATCCACCGCACCGAGGACGGTGTCACCGCCCTGGAGGCCGAGGTGACCATCGACGGCCCACCGAACGCCCCCATGGAGCAGCTCGTCACCCGTCTCTCCCTGGAGCCCGGCATCCACGACCTGCACTGGCGCTCACCCACCAGGACGACCGGCACCACCGGACACGGTGCCCTGCTCTGA